A genomic window from Glycine soja cultivar W05 chromosome 10, ASM419377v2, whole genome shotgun sequence includes:
- the LOC114372515 gene encoding cysteine-rich receptor-like protein kinase 26, whose translation MAMIPLMMMILLLLFKFPSVVLATLKSDEANLELVFTYHKCNEELGNFTTETYSNNRNVLLSNMYSDKEIENGFYNSSYGEGPDKVYGIGFCRGDVKPDKCRSCLEKSSTLLTDRCPVQKEAIGWYDLCMLRYSNRSIVEQPVTDTDDIIKCSNTNATNKDRFDKELDDLVVRMRSRSAEGDSRLKFAEGEAPVQSSNETIHALLQCVPYLSHQNCTRCLEYAMSRISYWCDGKTGGWYLGRSCSLRYETYLFFELIFHDAPAPQPSQPAVTPTKDFPKKTNPSRNIIVIVVPVFAVAIVVVGLIVLIYNYFGARRPRHKPIQSEGDGEGDGEGEGELDNDIKTDELAQFEFATIKFATNNFSDANKLGQGGFGIVYKGTLSDGQEIAIKRLSINSNQGETEFKTEISLTGKLQHRNLVRLLGFCFAKRERLLIYEFVPNKSLDFFIFDPNKRGNLNWERRYNIIRGIARGLLYLHEDSRLQVVHRDLKISNILLDEELNPKISDFGMARLFEINQTEANTNTVVGTFGYMAPEYIKHGQFSVKSDVFSFGVMMLEIVCGQRNSKIRGNEENAEDLLSFAWKNWRGGTVSNIVDTTLKDYSWDEIKRCIHIGLLCVQEDINGRPTMNSVSIMLNSSSFSLAEPSEPAFLMRGKSQLPMIMLSGSEQYSEATKSSDSGSQFAQGSSNKAPITEPYPR comes from the exons ATGGCCATGATTcctttgatgatgatgatactgCTGTTGCTGTTTAAATTTCCTTCTGTCGTCCTTGCCACACTCAAATCTGATGAAGCCAACCTCGAGCTAGTATTCACATACCATAAATGTAACGAAGAGCTCGGAAACTTTACCACTGAGACCTACTCCAACAACCGGAATGTCCTTCTGTCCAATATGTATTCTGACAAAGAAATTGAGAATGGCTTCTACAATTCCTCATACGGCGAAGGCCCTGACAAAGTTTACGGTATCGGCTTCTGCAGAGGAGATGTTAAGCCAGATAAATGCCGTAGTTGCCTGGAAAAGTCCTCGACACTTCTCACCGATCGATGTCCAGTACAGAAAGAGGCGATTGGATGGTATGACCTATGCATGTTACGCTACTCCAACCGCTCAATAGTTGAGCAACCAGTTACTGATACTGACGACATCATCAAATGTAGCAACACTAACGCCACAAACAAAGATCGGTTTGATAAAGAGCTTGATGACTTGGTGGTGAGAATGAGAAGCAGGTCTGCAGAGGGTGACTCACGTCTCAAGTTTGCAGAGGGAGAGGCTCCGGTTCAATCAAGCAATGAAACCATACATGCTCTCCTTCAGTGCGTGCCTTATTTGTCTCACCAAAACTGTACTCGATGCTTGGAGTACGCTATGTCCAGGATTTCATATTGGTGTGATGGAAAAACAGGTGGTTGGTATCTAGGACGAAGCTGTTCTTTAAGATATGAGACCTACCTCTTCTTTGAGCTCATATTCCACGATGCACCAGCACCACAGCCTTCCCAACCTGCAGTTACCCCTACAAAAG ATTTTCCGAAAAAGACCAACCCATCGCGAAATATCATTGTTATAGTCGTGCCAGTGTTCGCCGTTGCCATTGTCGTTGTGGGACTCATAGTTCTTATCTACAATTATTTTGGAGCGAGAAGACCAAGACACAAACCTATCCAAA GTGAAGGTGATGGTGAAGGTGATGGTGAAGGTGAAGGTGAGCTTGATAATGACATTAAAACAGATGAGTTAGCgcaatttgaatttgctaccaTCAAATTTGCAACAAATAACTTCTCTGATGCAAATAAGCTTGGTCAAGGTGGATTCGGAATTGTTTATAAG gGTACGCTCTCTGATGGACAAGAAATTGCAATTAAAAGATTGTCTATCAATTCTAACCAAGGAGAAACAGAATTTAAGACTGAAATTTCGCTAACAGGAAAGCTTCAGCACCGAAACTTAGTTAGACTACTTGGCTTCTGTTTTGCAAAAAGAGAAAGATTATTGATATATGAGTTCGTTCCCAATAAAAGCCttgattttttcatatttg ATCCAAACAAACGTGGGAATTTGAATTGGGAAAGACGCTACAATATCATAAGAGGCATCGCTCGCGGTCTTCTTTACCTTCATGAAGATTCTAGATTACAAGTTGTTCATCGTGATCTCAAAATAAGTAACATTTTGTTGGATGAAGAGTTGAACCCCAAAATATCAGATTTTGGCATGGCAAGATTATTTGAGATCAATCAAACTGAAGCCAATACAAATACAGTTGTCGGGACCTT TGGATATATGGCTCCTGAGTATATTAAACATGGGCAGTTTTCAGTCAAGTCAGACGTTTTTAGTTTTGGTGTAATGATGTTGGAAATTGTATGCGGCCAAAGAAACAGTAAGATTCGTGGTAATGAGGAAAATGCAGAAGATCTATTAAGCTTT gcATGGAAAAACTGGAGGGGAGGGACAGTTTCAAATATTGTAGATACCACACTGAAGGATTATTCTTGGGATGAAATAAAGAGATGCATCCATATTGGATTACTATGCGTTCAAGAAGATATAAATGGCAGACCAACTATGAATTCTGTTTCAATAATGCTTAACAGCAGCTCTTTCTCCCTTGCTGAACCTTCTGAACCTGCATTTTTAATGCGTGGTAAAAGTCAATTGCCTATGATTATGCTGTCTGGTAGTGAGCAATATTCAGAGGCAACAAAGTCAAGTGATTCAGGAAGTCAATTTGCTCAAGGATCATCAAATAAGGCTCCAATCACCGAGCCATATCCTCGTTAG